From Halorubrum salinarum, the proteins below share one genomic window:
- a CDS encoding ABC transporter permease, with protein sequence MNTRLRQIFGQIWIAFRQLRWDKTRTVLAVIGIALAVLSVTLLAGVGTGVTETGNELFNEADRDLWVTGGPINLAPGSVGGFQNPVPNAHTVATQIEQHEDVQTAVPLAFQVVYVSTDGEEFETIVGSGTPGAGGSVRITAGEGFTGPNTHYADGNYSGNFTHQALVSPEFAAQHNVTVGDSIHVGGTIASARAHEFEIVGVSPTFSNFLGTSTVTLRLSELQTLTGNAYDDSATLITISTVDGADREAVRKDLATAYPEYTFRTNQEQFVEVLQQQAVVLAAGTSLVVLGVVAGGMLALNLLLSLVYIQRKPFAVLRATGATRRGIAGIAIVQAVSIAFGGYLLGIAFTPPLAAALDQLAFTVTGFEGLVQVPGYAYVAGGIVAGGFALLGGILGVWRVTRVTSARGLIN encoded by the coding sequence CTCAGACAGATTTTCGGGCAGATATGGATTGCCTTTCGACAGCTACGCTGGGATAAAACCCGAACTGTCCTTGCTGTCATCGGTATTGCGCTTGCCGTCTTATCTGTGACCCTGCTTGCTGGTGTTGGGACGGGCGTCACCGAAACTGGAAATGAGTTATTCAACGAAGCAGACCGTGATCTGTGGGTTACCGGCGGTCCAATCAATCTCGCGCCCGGCTCTGTTGGCGGCTTCCAAAATCCAGTTCCAAACGCACACACAGTCGCTACACAGATCGAACAACACGAGGATGTCCAAACAGCAGTCCCACTGGCATTCCAAGTTGTCTACGTCAGCACTGACGGTGAAGAGTTCGAGACGATTGTTGGCAGCGGAACACCAGGAGCAGGTGGTTCCGTCCGCATAACAGCCGGCGAGGGATTTACTGGTCCAAATACACACTACGCTGATGGCAATTACAGCGGGAATTTCACTCATCAAGCGCTGGTTTCGCCTGAGTTTGCCGCGCAACACAACGTGACTGTCGGAGATTCCATCCACGTCGGTGGGACCATTGCGAGTGCCCGCGCTCACGAGTTCGAAATTGTGGGGGTCTCGCCCACTTTTTCGAATTTCTTGGGGACATCCACTGTTACCCTGCGGCTGAGCGAACTCCAGACGCTTACTGGTAATGCGTATGATGATAGCGCAACCCTGATTACCATCAGCACTGTCGACGGTGCCGACCGCGAGGCCGTTCGGAAAGACCTTGCCACCGCATATCCCGAGTATACATTCCGCACGAATCAAGAGCAGTTCGTCGAAGTACTCCAACAGCAGGCGGTTGTACTCGCTGCCGGTACGAGCCTTGTGGTGTTAGGTGTAGTTGCTGGTGGGATGCTCGCATTGAATCTGCTCTTATCGTTAGTGTACATCCAGCGCAAACCGTTTGCTGTGCTCCGTGCCACTGGGGCAACTCGGCGTGGTATTGCTGGTATTGCGATCGTCCAAGCAGTCAGTATTGCCTTCGGAGGATATCTTCTGGGCATCGCTTTTACCCCGCCGCTTGCGGCTGCCCTTGACCAGCTTGCGTTTACTGTGACCGGATTCGAGGGACTCGTCCAGGTGCCAGGGTATGCCTACGTTGCTGGTGGAATTGTTGCTGGTGGATTCGCACTGCTTGGAGGAATCTTGGGAGTGTGGCGTGTTACTCGTGTGACGTCCGCTCGCGGCTTGATTAATTAA